In Mytilus galloprovincialis chromosome 1, xbMytGall1.hap1.1, whole genome shotgun sequence, the following are encoded in one genomic region:
- the LOC143080111 gene encoding protein bicaudal D homolog 1-like isoform X1, whose product MSDPSSADQSVEELRREVERLQTELAETTQEKVQAAEYGLAVLEEKQQLQQQIEEIETQYETLKQELDTAKEALNKHQDTFRKQQKSGIHHEDTFLQETATREESYKTSINELETELKSFKQSFDRSSAENERLHQAVLELQQQTDTLEDQRRQYKNDISEFRKRENRNLADYAELEEENISLQKTVSQLKQSQVEFEGMKHEIRRLHEELDDLNIQLDENTSLKKIVEKNLEEALNSLQHEREQKHSLKKELDQRINQESMFNLSNLAHMSGLSEGLPNSRSEIIDDTDEGQGEHDNPALRRIEADFQNDDTKSLVKPGPGKVNDILSEIQENEVKKLEQLLDQSEQEKGELQKALDEAQKLIEDTQQDLIEQKKRADQLKSHINSVIKERETELGMDDDSTDLDELIANETDPDKKSLLELKKNLRVNERKYSKALSEISTLNDEINNLQARGQHGTVRYDEKEFGHALEDLRNKCNQYENTIKDLEKDLKAMTMAASEAQGSLNTTQDELVKATEEMAQLYHLVCEVNGETPSRVMLDHAKAAAQLSRDGSRSSSEEKEDPIAKKNGDKSPRKTKSKAKKNYDDIKGDPISCYKLTETVIDQVKYLKRAVEHLMEVSRQRNGDNENTDVQELQEQVVKLKAMLSTKREQIATLRSVLKANKSTAEVALANLKQKYDTEKVIVTETMMKLRNELKALKEDAATFASLRAMFAQRCDEYVTQLDEMQRQLASAEEEKKTLNSLLRMAIQQKLTLTQRLEDLEFDRERRNMRRSGQGGRNKMGTSKVCFNLSNPCSGNNMLDKGNNNIGQTEK is encoded by the exons ATGTCAGATCCAAGTAGTGCCGACCAGTCTGTTGAAGAGTTGAGGCGAGAAGTCGAGCGACTGCAGACAGAACTTGCCGAGACGACACAAGAAAAGGTGCAAGCCGCTGAGTACGGACTTGCAGTGTTAGAGGAAAAACAGCAACTTCAACAGCAAATCGAAGAAATAGAGACACAATATGAAACATTAAAGCAAGAACTAGACACAGCTAAAGag gCATTAAACAAACATCAGGACACATTTCGTAAGCAACAAAAAAGTGGAATTCACCATGAAGACACATTCCTACAGGAAACAGCTACAAGGGAAGAAAGTTATAAAACATCAATCAATGAACTTGAGACTGaattaaaatcattcaaacagtcCTTCGATCGGAGCTCAGCCGAAAATGAGCGATTACATCAAGCAGTTTTGGAATTACAACAACAAACTGATACGTTAGAAGATCAAAGAAGAcaatataaaaatgacatttccGAGTTCAGAAAACGGGAAAATCGAAATTTGGCTGATTATGCTGAACTCGAAGAAGAAAACATTTCACTCCAAAAAACAGTTTCTCAGTTAAAACAGAGTCAGGTTGAATTTGAAGGAATGAAACATGAAATTCGAAGACTTCATGAAGAACTTGACGATCTTAACATTCAATTGGATGAAAACAcaagtttgaaaaaaattgttgaaaaaaatttgGAAGAAGCATTAAATTCATTACAACATGAGCGAGAACAAAAACATTCACTCAAGAAAGAACTTGACCAAAGAATTAATCAAGAATCTATGTTTAATTTAAGTAATTTAGCTCACATGAGCGGGCTCAGTGAAGGACTACCAAATAGTAGATCAGAAATTATTGATGACACTGATGAAGGACAGGGTGAACACGATAATCCTGCATTAAGGAGGATAGAGGCAGACTTCCAAAATGATGATACAAAATCTCTCGTTAAACCAGGTCCTGGTAAAGTGAATGACATTCTTAGTGAAATTCAAGAGAATGAGGTGAAAAAATTAGAACAACTTTTAGATCAAAGTGAACAAGAAAAAGGTGAACTTCAAAAAGCTTTAGATGAGGCTCAAAAGCTGATTGAGGACACTCAGCAGGACCTTATAGAACAAAAGAAACGTGCCGATCAATTGAAATCTCATATAAATTCTGTGATAAAGGAAAGAGAGACGGAGCTTGGCATGGATGATGATTCAACCGATTTAGATGAATTAATAGCCAATGAAACTGATCCAGATAAGAAATCGTTACTGGAACTGAAAAAGAATCTCCGTGTTAATGAAAGGAAATATTCCAAAGCCCTTTCTGAAATAAGTACCCTAAATGATGAGATTAACAACCTTCAAGCTAGAGGTCAGCATGGTACTGTCAGATATGACGAGAAAGAATTTGGTCATGCTTTAGAGGACCTCAGGAATAAGTGTAATCAGTATGAAAATACAATTAAAGACTTAgagaaagatttgaaagccatGACAATGGCTGCTTCAGAGGCTCAGGGAAGTTTGAATACAACTCAAGATGAACTTGTAAAGGCCACAGAAGAAATGGCACAGCTTTATCATCTTGTATGTGAGGTGAATGGTGAAACACCAAGCAGAGTTATGCTTGATCATGCCAAAGCTGCGGCACAGTTGTCTCGAGATGGTTCACGTAGCAGTAGTGAAGAGAAAGAAGACCCTATCGCTAAAAAGAATGGTGACAAATCACCAAGAAAGACCAAATCAAAAGCTAAGAAGAATTATGATGATATCAAGGGTGATCCGATATCATGTTACAAACTTACGGAAACCGTCATCGATCAGGTTAAATACTTGAAGAGGGCAGTAGAGCATTTGATGGAAGTGTCACGACAACGTAATGGTGATAACGAAAATACAGATGTTCAGGAATTACAAGAACAAGTTGTTAAATTGAAAGCCATGTTGTCTACAAAACGAGAACAAATAGCAACATTGAGAAGTGTGCTCAAAGCAAACAAATCAACTGCTGAAGTAGCTTTAGCTAATCTGAAACAAAAATATGACACTGAAAAAGTGATTGTCACTGAGACAATGATGAAGCTGAGAAATGAACTGAAAGCATTGAAAGAAGATGCAGCCACATTTGCATCTCTAAGAGCAATGTTTGCACAGCGTTGTGATGAATATGTCACACAACTGGATGAAATGCAGAGACAGTTGGCGAGCGCAGAGGAAGAGAAGAAGACATTGAATTCATTATTACGAATGGCAATTCAACAAAAACTTACCCTTACACAGAGGTTGGAAGATCTGGAATTTGACAGAGAACGTCGGAATATGCGTAGAAGCGGACAAGGCGGACGCAATAAAATGGGGACTTCCAAA GTCTGTTTCAATCTTTCTAATCCATGTTCTGGAAATAACA tGCTAGATAAAGGGAATAACAATATAGGACagacagaaaaatga
- the LOC143080111 gene encoding protein bicaudal D homolog 1-like isoform X6, whose product MSDPSSADQSVEELRREVERLQTELAETTQEKVQAAEYGLAVLEEKQQLQQQIEEIETQYETLKQELDTAKEALNKHQDTFRKQQKSGIHHEDTFLQETATREESYKTSINELETELKSFKQSFDRSSAENERLHQAVLELQQQTDTLEDQRRQYKNDISEFRKRENRNLADYAELEEENISLQKTVSQLKQSQVEFEGMKHEIRRLHEELDDLNIQLDENTSLKKIVEKNLEEALNSLQHEREQKHSLKKELDQRINQESMFNLSNLAHMSGLSEGLPNSRSEIIDDTDEGQGEHDNPALRRIEADFQNDDTKSLVKPGPGKVNDILSEIQENEVKKLEQLLDQSEQEKGELQKALDEAQKLIEDTQQDLIEQKKRADQLKSHINSVIKERETELGMDDDSTDLDELIANETDPDKKSLLELKKNLRVNERKYSKALSEISTLNDEINNLQARGQHGTVRYDEKEFGHALEDLRNKCNQYENTIKDLEKDLKAMTMAASEAQGSLNTTQDELVKATEEMAQLYHLVCEVNGETPSRVMLDHAKAAAQLSRDGSRSSSEEKEDPIAKKNGDKSPRKTKSKAKKNYDDIKGDPISCYKLTETVIDQVKYLKRAVEHLMEVSRQRNGDNENTDVQELQEQVVKLKAMLSTKREQIATLRSVLKANKSTAEVALANLKQKYDTEKVIVTETMMKLRNELKALKEDAATFASLRAMFAQRCDEYVTQLDEMQRQLASAEEEKKTLNSLLRMAIQQKLTLTQRLEDLEFDRERRNMRRSGQGGRNKMGTSKC is encoded by the exons ATGTCAGATCCAAGTAGTGCCGACCAGTCTGTTGAAGAGTTGAGGCGAGAAGTCGAGCGACTGCAGACAGAACTTGCCGAGACGACACAAGAAAAGGTGCAAGCCGCTGAGTACGGACTTGCAGTGTTAGAGGAAAAACAGCAACTTCAACAGCAAATCGAAGAAATAGAGACACAATATGAAACATTAAAGCAAGAACTAGACACAGCTAAAGag gCATTAAACAAACATCAGGACACATTTCGTAAGCAACAAAAAAGTGGAATTCACCATGAAGACACATTCCTACAGGAAACAGCTACAAGGGAAGAAAGTTATAAAACATCAATCAATGAACTTGAGACTGaattaaaatcattcaaacagtcCTTCGATCGGAGCTCAGCCGAAAATGAGCGATTACATCAAGCAGTTTTGGAATTACAACAACAAACTGATACGTTAGAAGATCAAAGAAGAcaatataaaaatgacatttccGAGTTCAGAAAACGGGAAAATCGAAATTTGGCTGATTATGCTGAACTCGAAGAAGAAAACATTTCACTCCAAAAAACAGTTTCTCAGTTAAAACAGAGTCAGGTTGAATTTGAAGGAATGAAACATGAAATTCGAAGACTTCATGAAGAACTTGACGATCTTAACATTCAATTGGATGAAAACAcaagtttgaaaaaaattgttgaaaaaaatttgGAAGAAGCATTAAATTCATTACAACATGAGCGAGAACAAAAACATTCACTCAAGAAAGAACTTGACCAAAGAATTAATCAAGAATCTATGTTTAATTTAAGTAATTTAGCTCACATGAGCGGGCTCAGTGAAGGACTACCAAATAGTAGATCAGAAATTATTGATGACACTGATGAAGGACAGGGTGAACACGATAATCCTGCATTAAGGAGGATAGAGGCAGACTTCCAAAATGATGATACAAAATCTCTCGTTAAACCAGGTCCTGGTAAAGTGAATGACATTCTTAGTGAAATTCAAGAGAATGAGGTGAAAAAATTAGAACAACTTTTAGATCAAAGTGAACAAGAAAAAGGTGAACTTCAAAAAGCTTTAGATGAGGCTCAAAAGCTGATTGAGGACACTCAGCAGGACCTTATAGAACAAAAGAAACGTGCCGATCAATTGAAATCTCATATAAATTCTGTGATAAAGGAAAGAGAGACGGAGCTTGGCATGGATGATGATTCAACCGATTTAGATGAATTAATAGCCAATGAAACTGATCCAGATAAGAAATCGTTACTGGAACTGAAAAAGAATCTCCGTGTTAATGAAAGGAAATATTCCAAAGCCCTTTCTGAAATAAGTACCCTAAATGATGAGATTAACAACCTTCAAGCTAGAGGTCAGCATGGTACTGTCAGATATGACGAGAAAGAATTTGGTCATGCTTTAGAGGACCTCAGGAATAAGTGTAATCAGTATGAAAATACAATTAAAGACTTAgagaaagatttgaaagccatGACAATGGCTGCTTCAGAGGCTCAGGGAAGTTTGAATACAACTCAAGATGAACTTGTAAAGGCCACAGAAGAAATGGCACAGCTTTATCATCTTGTATGTGAGGTGAATGGTGAAACACCAAGCAGAGTTATGCTTGATCATGCCAAAGCTGCGGCACAGTTGTCTCGAGATGGTTCACGTAGCAGTAGTGAAGAGAAAGAAGACCCTATCGCTAAAAAGAATGGTGACAAATCACCAAGAAAGACCAAATCAAAAGCTAAGAAGAATTATGATGATATCAAGGGTGATCCGATATCATGTTACAAACTTACGGAAACCGTCATCGATCAGGTTAAATACTTGAAGAGGGCAGTAGAGCATTTGATGGAAGTGTCACGACAACGTAATGGTGATAACGAAAATACAGATGTTCAGGAATTACAAGAACAAGTTGTTAAATTGAAAGCCATGTTGTCTACAAAACGAGAACAAATAGCAACATTGAGAAGTGTGCTCAAAGCAAACAAATCAACTGCTGAAGTAGCTTTAGCTAATCTGAAACAAAAATATGACACTGAAAAAGTGATTGTCACTGAGACAATGATGAAGCTGAGAAATGAACTGAAAGCATTGAAAGAAGATGCAGCCACATTTGCATCTCTAAGAGCAATGTTTGCACAGCGTTGTGATGAATATGTCACACAACTGGATGAAATGCAGAGACAGTTGGCGAGCGCAGAGGAAGAGAAGAAGACATTGAATTCATTATTACGAATGGCAATTCAACAAAAACTTACCCTTACACAGAGGTTGGAAGATCTGGAATTTGACAGAGAACGTCGGAATATGCGTAGAAGCGGACAAGGCGGACGCAATAAAATGGGGACTTCCAAA tGCTAG
- the LOC143080111 gene encoding protein bicaudal D homolog 1-like isoform X3 has translation MSDPSSADQSVEELRREVERLQTELAETTQEKVQAAEYGLAVLEEKQQLQQQIEEIETQYETLKQELDTAKEALNKHQDTFRKQQKSGIHHEDTFLQETATREESYKTSINELETELKSFKQSFDRSSAENERLHQAVLELQQQTDTLEDQRRQYKNDISEFRKRENRNLADYAELEEENISLQKTVSQLKQSQVEFEGMKHEIRRLHEELDDLNIQLDENTSLKKIVEKNLEEALNSLQHEREQKHSLKKELDQRINQESMFNLSNLAHMSGLSEGLPNSRSEIIDDTDEGQGEHDNPALRRIEADFQNDDTKSLVKPGPGKVNDILSEIQENEVKKLEQLLDQSEQEKGELQKALDEAQKLIEDTQQDLIEQKKRADQLKSHINSVIKERETELGMDDDSTDLDELIANETDPDKKSLLELKKNLRVNERKYSKALSEISTLNDEINNLQARGQHGTVRYDEKEFGHALEDLRNKCNQYENTIKDLEKDLKAMTMAASEAQGSLNTTQDELVKATEEMAQLYHLVCEVNGETPSRVMLDHAKAAAQLSRDGSRSSSEEKEDPIAKKNGDKSPRKTKSKAKKNYDDIKGDPISCYKLTETVIDQVKYLKRAVEHLMEVSRQRNGDNENTDVQELQEQVVKLKAMLSTKREQIATLRSVLKANKSTAEVALANLKQKYDTEKVIVTETMMKLRNELKALKEDAATFASLRAMFAQRCDEYVTQLDEMQRQLASAEEEKKTLNSLLRMAIQQKLTLTQRLEDLEFDRERRNMRRSGQGGRNKMGTSKVSFEWPKRFWRQNEF, from the exons ATGTCAGATCCAAGTAGTGCCGACCAGTCTGTTGAAGAGTTGAGGCGAGAAGTCGAGCGACTGCAGACAGAACTTGCCGAGACGACACAAGAAAAGGTGCAAGCCGCTGAGTACGGACTTGCAGTGTTAGAGGAAAAACAGCAACTTCAACAGCAAATCGAAGAAATAGAGACACAATATGAAACATTAAAGCAAGAACTAGACACAGCTAAAGag gCATTAAACAAACATCAGGACACATTTCGTAAGCAACAAAAAAGTGGAATTCACCATGAAGACACATTCCTACAGGAAACAGCTACAAGGGAAGAAAGTTATAAAACATCAATCAATGAACTTGAGACTGaattaaaatcattcaaacagtcCTTCGATCGGAGCTCAGCCGAAAATGAGCGATTACATCAAGCAGTTTTGGAATTACAACAACAAACTGATACGTTAGAAGATCAAAGAAGAcaatataaaaatgacatttccGAGTTCAGAAAACGGGAAAATCGAAATTTGGCTGATTATGCTGAACTCGAAGAAGAAAACATTTCACTCCAAAAAACAGTTTCTCAGTTAAAACAGAGTCAGGTTGAATTTGAAGGAATGAAACATGAAATTCGAAGACTTCATGAAGAACTTGACGATCTTAACATTCAATTGGATGAAAACAcaagtttgaaaaaaattgttgaaaaaaatttgGAAGAAGCATTAAATTCATTACAACATGAGCGAGAACAAAAACATTCACTCAAGAAAGAACTTGACCAAAGAATTAATCAAGAATCTATGTTTAATTTAAGTAATTTAGCTCACATGAGCGGGCTCAGTGAAGGACTACCAAATAGTAGATCAGAAATTATTGATGACACTGATGAAGGACAGGGTGAACACGATAATCCTGCATTAAGGAGGATAGAGGCAGACTTCCAAAATGATGATACAAAATCTCTCGTTAAACCAGGTCCTGGTAAAGTGAATGACATTCTTAGTGAAATTCAAGAGAATGAGGTGAAAAAATTAGAACAACTTTTAGATCAAAGTGAACAAGAAAAAGGTGAACTTCAAAAAGCTTTAGATGAGGCTCAAAAGCTGATTGAGGACACTCAGCAGGACCTTATAGAACAAAAGAAACGTGCCGATCAATTGAAATCTCATATAAATTCTGTGATAAAGGAAAGAGAGACGGAGCTTGGCATGGATGATGATTCAACCGATTTAGATGAATTAATAGCCAATGAAACTGATCCAGATAAGAAATCGTTACTGGAACTGAAAAAGAATCTCCGTGTTAATGAAAGGAAATATTCCAAAGCCCTTTCTGAAATAAGTACCCTAAATGATGAGATTAACAACCTTCAAGCTAGAGGTCAGCATGGTACTGTCAGATATGACGAGAAAGAATTTGGTCATGCTTTAGAGGACCTCAGGAATAAGTGTAATCAGTATGAAAATACAATTAAAGACTTAgagaaagatttgaaagccatGACAATGGCTGCTTCAGAGGCTCAGGGAAGTTTGAATACAACTCAAGATGAACTTGTAAAGGCCACAGAAGAAATGGCACAGCTTTATCATCTTGTATGTGAGGTGAATGGTGAAACACCAAGCAGAGTTATGCTTGATCATGCCAAAGCTGCGGCACAGTTGTCTCGAGATGGTTCACGTAGCAGTAGTGAAGAGAAAGAAGACCCTATCGCTAAAAAGAATGGTGACAAATCACCAAGAAAGACCAAATCAAAAGCTAAGAAGAATTATGATGATATCAAGGGTGATCCGATATCATGTTACAAACTTACGGAAACCGTCATCGATCAGGTTAAATACTTGAAGAGGGCAGTAGAGCATTTGATGGAAGTGTCACGACAACGTAATGGTGATAACGAAAATACAGATGTTCAGGAATTACAAGAACAAGTTGTTAAATTGAAAGCCATGTTGTCTACAAAACGAGAACAAATAGCAACATTGAGAAGTGTGCTCAAAGCAAACAAATCAACTGCTGAAGTAGCTTTAGCTAATCTGAAACAAAAATATGACACTGAAAAAGTGATTGTCACTGAGACAATGATGAAGCTGAGAAATGAACTGAAAGCATTGAAAGAAGATGCAGCCACATTTGCATCTCTAAGAGCAATGTTTGCACAGCGTTGTGATGAATATGTCACACAACTGGATGAAATGCAGAGACAGTTGGCGAGCGCAGAGGAAGAGAAGAAGACATTGAATTCATTATTACGAATGGCAATTCAACAAAAACTTACCCTTACACAGAGGTTGGAAGATCTGGAATTTGACAGAGAACGTCGGAATATGCGTAGAAGCGGACAAGGCGGACGCAATAAAATGGGGACTTCCAAA GTTTCTTTTGAATGGCCTAAACGTTTTTGGAGACAG AATGAATTCTGA
- the LOC143080111 gene encoding protein bicaudal D homolog 1-like isoform X2: protein MSDPSSADQSVEELRREVERLQTELAETTQEKVQAAEYGLAVLEEKQQLQQQIEEIETQYETLKQELDTAKEALNKHQDTFRKQQKSGIHHEDTFLQETATREESYKTSINELETELKSFKQSFDRSSAENERLHQAVLELQQQTDTLEDQRRQYKNDISEFRKRENRNLADYAELEEENISLQKTVSQLKQSQVEFEGMKHEIRRLHEELDDLNIQLDENTSLKKIVEKNLEEALNSLQHEREQKHSLKKELDQRINQESMFNLSNLAHMSGLSEGLPNSRSEIIDDTDEGQGEHDNPALRRIEADFQNDDTKSLVKPGPGKVNDILSEIQENEVKKLEQLLDQSEQEKGELQKALDEAQKLIEDTQQDLIEQKKRADQLKSHINSVIKERETELGMDDDSTDLDELIANETDPDKKSLLELKKNLRVNERKYSKALSEISTLNDEINNLQARGQHGTVRYDEKEFGHALEDLRNKCNQYENTIKDLEKDLKAMTMAASEAQGSLNTTQDELVKATEEMAQLYHLVCEVNGETPSRVMLDHAKAAAQLSRDGSRSSSEEKEDPIAKKNGDKSPRKTKSKAKKNYDDIKGDPISCYKLTETVIDQVKYLKRAVEHLMEVSRQRNGDNENTDVQELQEQVVKLKAMLSTKREQIATLRSVLKANKSTAEVALANLKQKYDTEKVIVTETMMKLRNELKALKEDAATFASLRAMFAQRCDEYVTQLDEMQRQLASAEEEKKTLNSLLRMAIQQKLTLTQRLEDLEFDRERRNMRRSGQGGRNKMGTSKVSHNHNSHYEDYGRASGRSYHNRRDY, encoded by the exons ATGTCAGATCCAAGTAGTGCCGACCAGTCTGTTGAAGAGTTGAGGCGAGAAGTCGAGCGACTGCAGACAGAACTTGCCGAGACGACACAAGAAAAGGTGCAAGCCGCTGAGTACGGACTTGCAGTGTTAGAGGAAAAACAGCAACTTCAACAGCAAATCGAAGAAATAGAGACACAATATGAAACATTAAAGCAAGAACTAGACACAGCTAAAGag gCATTAAACAAACATCAGGACACATTTCGTAAGCAACAAAAAAGTGGAATTCACCATGAAGACACATTCCTACAGGAAACAGCTACAAGGGAAGAAAGTTATAAAACATCAATCAATGAACTTGAGACTGaattaaaatcattcaaacagtcCTTCGATCGGAGCTCAGCCGAAAATGAGCGATTACATCAAGCAGTTTTGGAATTACAACAACAAACTGATACGTTAGAAGATCAAAGAAGAcaatataaaaatgacatttccGAGTTCAGAAAACGGGAAAATCGAAATTTGGCTGATTATGCTGAACTCGAAGAAGAAAACATTTCACTCCAAAAAACAGTTTCTCAGTTAAAACAGAGTCAGGTTGAATTTGAAGGAATGAAACATGAAATTCGAAGACTTCATGAAGAACTTGACGATCTTAACATTCAATTGGATGAAAACAcaagtttgaaaaaaattgttgaaaaaaatttgGAAGAAGCATTAAATTCATTACAACATGAGCGAGAACAAAAACATTCACTCAAGAAAGAACTTGACCAAAGAATTAATCAAGAATCTATGTTTAATTTAAGTAATTTAGCTCACATGAGCGGGCTCAGTGAAGGACTACCAAATAGTAGATCAGAAATTATTGATGACACTGATGAAGGACAGGGTGAACACGATAATCCTGCATTAAGGAGGATAGAGGCAGACTTCCAAAATGATGATACAAAATCTCTCGTTAAACCAGGTCCTGGTAAAGTGAATGACATTCTTAGTGAAATTCAAGAGAATGAGGTGAAAAAATTAGAACAACTTTTAGATCAAAGTGAACAAGAAAAAGGTGAACTTCAAAAAGCTTTAGATGAGGCTCAAAAGCTGATTGAGGACACTCAGCAGGACCTTATAGAACAAAAGAAACGTGCCGATCAATTGAAATCTCATATAAATTCTGTGATAAAGGAAAGAGAGACGGAGCTTGGCATGGATGATGATTCAACCGATTTAGATGAATTAATAGCCAATGAAACTGATCCAGATAAGAAATCGTTACTGGAACTGAAAAAGAATCTCCGTGTTAATGAAAGGAAATATTCCAAAGCCCTTTCTGAAATAAGTACCCTAAATGATGAGATTAACAACCTTCAAGCTAGAGGTCAGCATGGTACTGTCAGATATGACGAGAAAGAATTTGGTCATGCTTTAGAGGACCTCAGGAATAAGTGTAATCAGTATGAAAATACAATTAAAGACTTAgagaaagatttgaaagccatGACAATGGCTGCTTCAGAGGCTCAGGGAAGTTTGAATACAACTCAAGATGAACTTGTAAAGGCCACAGAAGAAATGGCACAGCTTTATCATCTTGTATGTGAGGTGAATGGTGAAACACCAAGCAGAGTTATGCTTGATCATGCCAAAGCTGCGGCACAGTTGTCTCGAGATGGTTCACGTAGCAGTAGTGAAGAGAAAGAAGACCCTATCGCTAAAAAGAATGGTGACAAATCACCAAGAAAGACCAAATCAAAAGCTAAGAAGAATTATGATGATATCAAGGGTGATCCGATATCATGTTACAAACTTACGGAAACCGTCATCGATCAGGTTAAATACTTGAAGAGGGCAGTAGAGCATTTGATGGAAGTGTCACGACAACGTAATGGTGATAACGAAAATACAGATGTTCAGGAATTACAAGAACAAGTTGTTAAATTGAAAGCCATGTTGTCTACAAAACGAGAACAAATAGCAACATTGAGAAGTGTGCTCAAAGCAAACAAATCAACTGCTGAAGTAGCTTTAGCTAATCTGAAACAAAAATATGACACTGAAAAAGTGATTGTCACTGAGACAATGATGAAGCTGAGAAATGAACTGAAAGCATTGAAAGAAGATGCAGCCACATTTGCATCTCTAAGAGCAATGTTTGCACAGCGTTGTGATGAATATGTCACACAACTGGATGAAATGCAGAGACAGTTGGCGAGCGCAGAGGAAGAGAAGAAGACATTGAATTCATTATTACGAATGGCAATTCAACAAAAACTTACCCTTACACAGAGGTTGGAAGATCTGGAATTTGACAGAGAACGTCGGAATATGCGTAGAAGCGGACAAGGCGGACGCAATAAAATGGGGACTTCCAAAGTAAGTCACAACCACAACTCACATTATGAAGATTATGGTAGGGCTTCTGGCCGATCATACCATAACAGGAGGGATTATTAG